A genomic segment from Armatimonadota bacterium encodes:
- a CDS encoding holin produces the protein MQSWTWKSIAASVIAMFTAALGGWDALAQAMIACIALDVVAGLIRAGAECKLNSSVMRKGLYRKGAYFVAVLLAVLLDRSLFHAAPACRTLVISYIIVNESLSILEHLAALGVPIPEQVKDMLLKIREKQ, from the coding sequence ATGCAATCGTGGACATGGAAGTCCATAGCAGCTTCTGTGATTGCAATGTTCACAGCAGCACTGGGTGGTTGGGATGCGCTGGCGCAGGCGATGATTGCCTGTATAGCGTTGGACGTAGTAGCAGGATTGATACGAGCTGGCGCAGAGTGCAAGCTGAACAGTTCGGTGATGCGCAAGGGGCTGTACCGCAAGGGCGCATACTTCGTGGCTGTGCTTCTTGCTGTGCTGCTGGACAGGTCACTCTTCCACGCCGCGCCCGCCTGCAGGACACTCGTCATCAGCTACATCATCGTGAACGAGTCGCTATCAATACTGGAGCACTTAGCCGCGCTTGGTGTGCCCATCCCAGAACAGGTCAAGGACATGCTTCTGAAGATACGAGAGAAGCAGTGA
- the nuoN gene encoding NADH-quinone oxidoreductase subunit N gives MANWTHIFSLTLPHLWLLTGTLLVLLAEGITPRRWNAGGWTAVSVFAVGAVLSSWAAQDGELWQGLYVWDGYARMLTTLIMSIGALVCLSSVCCEEWQKTGDRGSYYALLLLSALGFTLISSAGSLLTLYITLEIGTVSLFALAGHRKTDPRSGESALKLLIVSATSSAILLYGVSLVYGAYGTTVYSQLPAGLLPGAGESQLGLLGIVGMVLVIGGLAFKITAAPFHLWVADVYQGAPTPISAFLSTASKTAGFAALLRLLIIGLHGAEDIWVMALVALSALSMVLGNLVALAQSSLKRLLAYSSVAQAGYLLVAVVSGVELGLGATLFYLLLYAFANAGAFFVAQALQGNVGSEEIDALRGLRYRSPALAFSMLIFLLSLGGIPPLAGFWGKLYLFWAGASEGHYVLVLVGAITSVVALYYYLMVAKRMFIDAPEEESPFRFRRSLSTAIAICVVATAIIGLYPRPWLEWSYASTFLTLPPDLPRTATQHLQGQNVTVAGSESEKSR, from the coding sequence ATGGCGAACTGGACACACATCTTCAGTCTGACCTTGCCGCATCTCTGGCTACTGACGGGCACGCTGCTGGTGTTGTTGGCGGAAGGTATCACGCCACGACGCTGGAACGCTGGTGGATGGACGGCGGTGAGCGTGTTCGCTGTGGGGGCGGTGTTGTCCAGCTGGGCGGCGCAGGATGGCGAATTGTGGCAAGGACTGTATGTTTGGGATGGCTACGCCCGCATGTTGACCACGCTGATCATGTCTATCGGAGCTTTGGTCTGTTTGTCCTCGGTATGCTGTGAGGAGTGGCAAAAGACGGGTGATCGAGGCAGCTATTATGCCCTGCTCCTGCTCAGTGCGCTGGGATTCACCCTGATTTCTTCCGCGGGGAGTCTATTGACGCTGTATATTACGCTGGAAATCGGTACAGTGAGCCTGTTCGCCCTTGCCGGACATCGCAAGACCGATCCGCGCAGTGGCGAGTCTGCGCTGAAGCTGCTCATTGTGAGCGCCACCTCGTCGGCGATACTGCTGTATGGAGTCAGCCTGGTGTACGGCGCCTACGGTACAACGGTGTACTCGCAGCTGCCTGCAGGCTTGCTCCCCGGTGCAGGCGAAAGCCAGCTGGGATTGCTGGGAATAGTCGGCATGGTACTGGTCATTGGAGGGCTGGCGTTCAAGATCACCGCCGCGCCATTCCACCTGTGGGTGGCGGACGTATATCAGGGTGCCCCCACGCCGATTAGCGCGTTCCTTTCTACTGCCTCCAAAACGGCAGGGTTTGCTGCCCTCTTGCGCCTGCTGATTATCGGACTGCATGGCGCGGAAGACATCTGGGTGATGGCGCTGGTGGCTCTGTCTGCACTGAGCATGGTACTGGGCAACCTGGTGGCACTGGCACAAAGCAGCCTGAAGCGGCTACTCGCCTACTCCAGTGTCGCGCAGGCTGGGTATCTGCTGGTCGCAGTGGTCTCAGGCGTGGAACTGGGTTTGGGAGCCACCCTTTTCTACCTGCTGCTATACGCCTTCGCCAATGCCGGGGCGTTCTTTGTCGCACAGGCACTTCAGGGTAACGTGGGTTCCGAAGAGATAGATGCCCTGCGTGGCTTGCGCTACCGATCCCCTGCTCTGGCGTTTTCCATGTTGATATTCTTGCTCTCTCTGGGCGGCATCCCCCCACTGGCGGGGTTCTGGGGCAAGCTGTACCTGTTCTGGGCAGGCGCCTCAGAAGGTCACTATGTGCTGGTGCTGGTCGGCGCGATCACCAGCGTAGTCGCTTTGTACTATTATCTGATGGTCGCCAAGCGGATGTTCATCGACGCGCCTGAGGAAGAGAGCCCCTTCCGCTTCCGCCGCTCTCTCAGCACCGCCATTGCCATCTGCGTGGTCGCCACTGCGATAATCGGTCTGTACCCGCGTCCATGGCTGGAGTGGAGCTATGCCTCCACTTTCCTCACCCTTCCACCGGACCTGCCGCGCACGGCGACGCAACACTTACAGGGGCAAAATGTGACGGTAGCCGGTTCTGAGAGCGAAAAAAGCAGATAA
- a CDS encoding oxidoreductase, producing MELAGWFTGSLILLPVCAGVLCYMISSPRVRNTLILLASLLLVAITLLAFVLGTLEYSPGSPVWHVLVSLADVLLLGVFFLYGWKRKSLLIIGLVLLQAASLAYLELGLKAQAEVHPLFVTDWLTITMLLIVGVIGSVVVVYSIPYMAEHEEHLHLARSRQSRFFLLLLVFLGAMNGVLLANSLYWLFFFWEVTTLCCFLLIAHDDTEQAWESAYRALWMNLIGGASLSLAMVLIYSQTHTLSIREIVEGHFGSAGIVLPFAFLCLAGFTKSAQMPFQGWLLGAMVAPTPVSALLHSSTMVKAGVYLVIRFAPAFRDTYPSYLVALIGGFTFVAAAMLAISQQNAKRVLAYSTVSNLGLIIACAGLNTSMALSAAVMLIIFHAISKGLLFMAIGVIESGIRSRDIEQMEGLFAKMPLTTVVTVIGIASMLLPPFGVLIAKWAAIESSVKLPVATVMFVIGSTFTVMFWTKWVGKLLSVSPGDPPLRMERLHPLYVGTLLFLTVGAMVFSLMVAEVLNRLVVPAVARYYGSAGFSSDLPVATESGWFPVLLLFAVLVLAVVLPLLFIRVRRSEVAPPYLCGEQVEEVPDVRFRSAGDDIEEVLIGGHYFEHFFGESRHSRWIHAVSVVLLLAMFGVAVL from the coding sequence ATGGAATTAGCGGGTTGGTTCACGGGTAGTCTGATTCTTCTGCCTGTGTGTGCAGGCGTGCTCTGTTACATGATTTCCTCACCGCGTGTGCGCAATACGCTTATTCTCCTTGCCTCTCTTCTACTGGTTGCCATCACTTTGCTCGCCTTCGTTCTCGGCACGCTGGAGTACAGCCCCGGTTCCCCTGTGTGGCATGTTCTGGTGAGCCTCGCTGATGTGTTGCTGCTTGGCGTCTTTTTCCTGTACGGTTGGAAAAGGAAGAGCCTGCTCATCATCGGGTTGGTGCTCTTGCAGGCGGCATCGCTGGCTTATCTGGAACTAGGGCTAAAAGCACAGGCTGAGGTGCATCCGCTTTTTGTGACCGACTGGCTCACCATTACGATGTTGTTGATTGTGGGCGTCATCGGTTCGGTGGTGGTGGTATACAGTATTCCCTACATGGCGGAACACGAAGAGCATCTGCATCTGGCACGGAGCAGACAGTCGCGCTTTTTCCTGCTTTTACTCGTGTTCCTGGGCGCGATGAACGGTGTGCTCCTGGCGAACAGCCTCTACTGGCTTTTCTTCTTCTGGGAGGTGACCACGCTCTGCTGCTTCCTGTTGATTGCCCATGACGATACGGAGCAGGCGTGGGAGAGCGCATATCGGGCGTTGTGGATGAACCTGATAGGTGGAGCCAGTCTGTCGCTGGCGATGGTGCTGATTTACTCCCAGACACATACGCTGTCCATCCGCGAAATCGTGGAGGGGCATTTTGGTTCGGCGGGGATAGTGCTTCCGTTCGCTTTCTTGTGCCTGGCGGGGTTTACCAAGTCGGCGCAGATGCCCTTCCAGGGCTGGCTTTTGGGGGCGATGGTGGCACCGACGCCGGTTTCCGCACTGCTCCACTCGAGCACGATGGTCAAGGCGGGAGTGTATCTGGTGATTCGCTTTGCACCCGCCTTTCGGGATACCTATCCCAGTTATCTGGTGGCGCTGATTGGCGGTTTTACCTTCGTCGCGGCGGCGATGCTGGCTATCAGTCAGCAGAATGCCAAGCGTGTGCTGGCGTACTCCACCGTCTCGAATCTCGGCTTGATTATCGCCTGCGCAGGATTAAACACCTCCATGGCACTGTCGGCGGCGGTGATGCTCATCATCTTCCATGCCATATCGAAGGGCTTGCTGTTCATGGCGATCGGAGTGATCGAGAGCGGCATCCGAAGCCGGGACATCGAGCAGATGGAAGGACTTTTCGCCAAAATGCCGTTGACAACGGTGGTAACGGTTATCGGCATTGCCTCGATGCTGTTGCCTCCCTTTGGGGTGCTGATTGCCAAGTGGGCAGCCATCGAGTCGTCCGTGAAGCTGCCGGTGGCTACGGTGATGTTCGTTATCGGCAGTACCTTCACCGTGATGTTCTGGACGAAGTGGGTGGGGAAACTACTGAGCGTTTCTCCCGGCGATCCTCCTCTGCGCATGGAGCGACTGCATCCCTTGTATGTCGGCACGCTCCTTTTCCTGACCGTGGGCGCGATGGTGTTTAGTCTGATGGTGGCTGAAGTGTTGAACCGACTGGTGGTGCCCGCAGTAGCGCGTTACTACGGCAGCGCAGGGTTCTCCTCCGATTTGCCTGTAGCGACCGAATCCGGCTGGTTCCCGGTTTTGCTGCTCTTTGCGGTGCTGGTACTGGCGGTGGTACTGCCTTTATTGTTTATCCGGGTGCGCCGCAGTGAGGTAGCGCCGCCTTACCTGTGTGGCGAACAGGTGGAAGAGGTGCCGGATGTGCGCTTTCGCTCGGCAGGCGACGACATAGAAGAGGTACTGATAGGGGGGCACTACTTCGAGCATTTCTTTGGCGAGTCCCGCCATAGTCGCTGGATCCATGCAGTTTCTGTGGTATTACTCCTCGCAATGTTTGGGGTGGCTGTGCTTTGA
- a CDS encoding NADH dehydrogenase subunit M yields MNWIAQHALSLTILVPFVTCLLILLVPPERKTVIRVMAAVATSITLLISLWLCFRFDFAKGGIQFEERMEWVPLTGVSYHLGVDGVSITLVLLTAFIIFTGVFASWTIEYRTKDFLALLLFLVTGVFGVFVSLDLFFFFLFYEIAVLPMYLLIGIWGTGRKEYSAMKLTLYLLLGSAFILVGMLAVYFLSPTQTFDIPELLKTAKFTPEQQRVLFLLFYVGFGILAGIWPLHTWSPDGHASAPTAVSMLHAGVLMKLGAFGVLRVGMSLLPEGAQYWAPLMGTIAVVNIIYGAFSAMGQTDLKYVIAYSSVSHMGVVMLGLAGMNAVSLTGSTLQMFAHGIMTGLFFALVGLVYEKSHTRDILKMGGFAEKMPGIAVAFVVGGLSSFGLPGTSGFVAEFLTFWGVWQSYPWMTYIGVAGIVITATYVLRVVQKVFFGRRPDGYDDLPDARTTEWVALVVLGAILVITGVMPRLLTDFLNVGVHDYLKLLGKV; encoded by the coding sequence ATGAACTGGATTGCACAACACGCGCTGTCGTTAACGATACTGGTGCCGTTTGTCACCTGTCTGCTCATCTTGCTGGTACCTCCAGAGCGCAAGACCGTCATCCGGGTCATGGCTGCCGTGGCAACCAGCATCACTCTGCTGATCTCGCTGTGGCTGTGCTTCCGTTTCGACTTTGCAAAGGGCGGTATCCAGTTTGAAGAGCGCATGGAATGGGTACCGCTAACGGGCGTCAGCTATCACCTGGGGGTAGATGGTGTCAGCATCACGCTGGTGCTGTTGACCGCATTCATCATCTTCACCGGAGTATTCGCTTCGTGGACGATAGAGTACCGCACTAAAGACTTTCTCGCGTTGCTGCTCTTTCTGGTCACGGGGGTCTTCGGGGTATTTGTGTCGCTAGACCTGTTCTTCTTCTTCCTGTTCTACGAGATTGCGGTGCTGCCAATGTACCTGCTCATCGGTATCTGGGGCACGGGAAGAAAAGAGTACTCCGCGATGAAGTTGACCCTGTACCTGTTGTTGGGGAGCGCGTTTATTCTGGTGGGGATGCTGGCAGTGTACTTCCTGAGCCCTACACAGACCTTCGATATCCCTGAGCTGCTGAAGACGGCAAAGTTCACCCCTGAACAGCAGCGCGTGCTTTTCCTTCTCTTCTACGTGGGCTTTGGCATTCTGGCGGGCATCTGGCCGCTGCATACCTGGTCACCAGACGGGCACGCCAGCGCACCGACGGCGGTGAGTATGCTGCACGCGGGCGTGCTGATGAAACTGGGAGCGTTCGGCGTACTGCGCGTGGGCATGAGCCTGTTGCCCGAAGGCGCACAGTACTGGGCACCCTTGATGGGCACTATCGCCGTGGTGAACATCATCTACGGTGCGTTCAGCGCGATGGGACAGACCGACCTGAAGTACGTCATCGCCTACTCCAGTGTCAGCCACATGGGCGTCGTCATGCTGGGGTTGGCAGGCATGAACGCTGTCAGCCTCACTGGTTCCACCCTGCAGATGTTCGCGCACGGCATCATGACGGGTCTGTTCTTCGCACTGGTCGGGCTGGTATATGAGAAGTCGCACACGCGCGACATACTGAAGATGGGCGGTTTTGCCGAGAAGATGCCGGGTATCGCGGTCGCCTTTGTGGTAGGTGGTCTCTCCTCCTTCGGCTTGCCCGGCACCAGTGGGTTTGTGGCAGAGTTCCTCACCTTCTGGGGTGTGTGGCAAAGCTATCCCTGGATGACCTATATTGGCGTGGCAGGCATCGTGATTACCGCTACCTACGTGCTGCGCGTGGTGCAGAAGGTGTTTTTCGGCAGGCGCCCGGATGGCTATGATGACCTGCCCGACGCCCGCACCACCGAATGGGTGGCTCTGGTAGTGCTGGGGGCTATCCTTGTCATTACTGGTGTAATGCCTCGACTGCTCACCGACTTCCTGAACGTGGGTGTGCACGACTACCTGAAACTGCTGGGGAAGGTGTAA
- the rfaE gene encoding RfaE bifunctional protein, domain I: MTGERLQQILSRFPEQKVLIVGDFFLDHYLMIDRTLSETSLETGLEAYQVVEIRNSPGAGGTVANNLRALEVQTYALTLIGQDGHGYELLHELRARGVNVDAVLQHPGRFTPTYTKPMLREVDGRVHEINRLDIKNRTPLEPEWEERIITLLRDFVPEVDGVIVADQVEERNCGVVTDRVREEICQLAREYPQKVFFADSRARIGEYRHLLIKPNQREAMRVFLPDWEGTCTLDEAREMGVRLSKRTGKPVFLTVGEQGVLVVDGENVTHVPAIPVTGEIDIVGAGDSTSAGTVSALCSGASLVEAAQVGQLVASITIQQIGTTGVATREQVRKRLDEARTWGWQ; this comes from the coding sequence ATGACCGGAGAAAGATTGCAGCAGATACTCAGCCGTTTCCCCGAACAGAAGGTGCTGATTGTGGGGGACTTCTTCCTCGACCATTACCTGATGATAGACCGCACGCTCAGCGAAACCTCGCTCGAAACAGGTCTGGAAGCGTATCAGGTGGTGGAGATACGCAACAGCCCTGGCGCGGGAGGCACCGTCGCCAACAACCTGCGCGCGCTGGAAGTGCAAACCTACGCCCTGACCCTCATCGGGCAGGACGGTCACGGCTACGAACTGCTACACGAACTGCGCGCACGAGGCGTGAACGTGGACGCTGTGCTGCAACATCCCGGGCGGTTCACCCCCACCTACACCAAGCCGATGCTGCGAGAAGTAGACGGTCGCGTACACGAGATAAACCGTCTGGACATCAAAAACCGCACCCCTCTGGAACCAGAGTGGGAAGAGCGCATCATCACCCTGTTGCGCGATTTCGTGCCTGAGGTGGACGGCGTCATTGTGGCGGACCAGGTGGAAGAGCGCAACTGCGGGGTGGTCACCGACCGTGTGCGCGAAGAGATTTGCCAGCTGGCGAGAGAGTATCCGCAGAAGGTTTTCTTTGCCGATTCACGCGCCCGCATCGGAGAATATCGTCACCTCCTGATCAAACCCAACCAGCGCGAGGCGATGCGCGTCTTCCTGCCCGATTGGGAAGGAACCTGCACTCTCGACGAAGCACGCGAAATGGGCGTGAGGCTTTCGAAGCGCACCGGCAAGCCTGTTTTCCTGACGGTGGGCGAGCAGGGTGTGCTGGTGGTAGACGGTGAGAACGTCACTCACGTGCCCGCTATACCGGTGACGGGCGAGATAGACATCGTGGGCGCAGGCGACAGCACCTCCGCAGGCACGGTCAGCGCGCTCTGCAGCGGGGCGAGTCTGGTAGAAGCCGCTCAGGTAGGGCAGCTGGTGGCGTCTATCACCATCCAGCAGATTGGCACCACTGGCGTCGCGACCCGCGAACAGGTACGGAAGCGTCTGGATGAAGCGAGGACATGGGGGTGGCAGTGA
- a CDS encoding ech hydrogenase subunit EchB: MSDWYTPLIILATLLIAPLVGGLLMGIDRKLSARMQGRAGPPVAQPFYDLIKLFAKDALVSTKMQLVSVYLYLASVVLSTVMLVLAQDLLVLLFVLALGSVSLILGAFSVRSPYSQLGAYRELLLLLSYEPLLALFVVGVYLATGSFMVRDIFKMEQPLLLSLPLFAVTQILVLAMKMNKSPFDISASHHAHQEVVRGILTEFSGPYLGIIELTHWYELVLLLGMTALLWANNLWGGAALAIGSYLVVIGIDSITARMTWRWTLRVGWGIGIPLAVTNLMILYLQRL, from the coding sequence TTGAGCGACTGGTACACACCTCTGATTATCCTGGCAACCCTCCTGATTGCCCCACTGGTAGGGGGCTTGTTGATGGGAATAGATCGCAAACTGAGTGCACGTATGCAGGGCAGGGCGGGACCTCCTGTCGCTCAACCGTTCTATGACCTCATCAAGCTGTTTGCCAAGGATGCGCTGGTCTCTACAAAGATGCAACTGGTGAGCGTTTATCTGTATCTCGCCTCCGTGGTGCTCAGCACGGTGATGCTGGTGCTGGCACAGGACTTGCTGGTACTGTTGTTTGTGCTGGCGCTGGGCAGTGTGTCGTTGATACTGGGGGCATTCAGCGTGCGCTCGCCCTACAGTCAGCTGGGGGCATATCGTGAACTGCTCTTGCTCTTAAGTTACGAGCCTCTGCTGGCGCTGTTTGTGGTCGGAGTGTATCTGGCGACAGGTAGTTTCATGGTGCGTGACATCTTCAAGATGGAGCAACCGTTGCTGCTGTCCCTGCCCCTGTTCGCGGTGACCCAGATACTGGTGCTGGCGATGAAGATGAACAAGTCGCCGTTTGATATCTCCGCTTCCCACCATGCGCATCAGGAGGTTGTGCGTGGAATCCTCACCGAGTTTTCGGGTCCCTATCTGGGCATTATCGAGTTGACGCACTGGTACGAGCTGGTGTTATTGCTGGGCATGACGGCGCTGCTCTGGGCGAATAACCTGTGGGGAGGAGCAGCTCTGGCGATAGGCAGTTATTTGGTGGTGATAGGCATAGACAGCATCACCGCCCGCATGACATGGCGCTGGACACTGCGCGTGGGGTGGGGGATCGGCATCCCTCTGGCGGTAACGAACCTGATGATTCTGTACCTGCAAAGATTGTAA
- a CDS encoding NADH-quinone oxidoreductase subunit L — MAEQFWTAPLWCVAASILTALWFVPRRNTHWVSALPTILAVAWSTILALSAWSHYAQGHHVQAKWLIVGDWSISVGARLDGLSALMMVIVSTVSLAVQVYSMGYMAGDSGFARYFAVMALFTAAMLGLVIADNLLLLYMSWELVGLCSYLLIGFWYRKPEAANAAKKAFVVTRFGDVGFLLGLILLSYAAGTFQIDQIEAQVANGNLPPLFGSLTTFATAVALLFFCGAVGKSAQFPLHIWLPDAMEGPTPVSALIHAATMVAAGVFLVARMFFLFEAAPVAMQVVTVIGGFTAFMAATIALAQFDIKRVLAYSTISQLGYMMMALGLGDRVAAMFHLGTHAYFKSLLFLTAGSVIHATHTQDMREMGGLWGKMRLTAITALVGALALAGIFPLSGFWSKDEILLAAWTGKHPLALTAGILTALLTAFYMTRLWVMTFLGEPRTEHARHAHESPPVMSVPLLLLAVAAAVGGLGASAVRAALENPASGHASFSLPLAASATLIALVGIFAGYRLYRAAQGQEPLQERLPTPVYALLERKWFVDDFFTFIVARAVLLTARMIAWFDRYVVDGIVNAVAWFTGATGARLRWLTNGQAQFYVLVLVLSILATVAAVLSRFQ, encoded by the coding sequence ATGGCAGAACAATTCTGGACCGCGCCTCTGTGGTGTGTTGCTGCATCCATCTTGACTGCACTGTGGTTTGTGCCACGCAGAAACACCCACTGGGTATCCGCCTTGCCCACCATCCTCGCTGTTGCCTGGAGCACCATACTTGCCCTTTCTGCATGGAGCCACTACGCGCAGGGCCACCATGTGCAGGCAAAGTGGCTGATAGTGGGCGACTGGAGCATTTCCGTCGGGGCAAGACTGGATGGGCTGTCTGCACTGATGATGGTCATCGTCAGCACCGTCAGCCTTGCGGTACAGGTGTATTCGATGGGCTACATGGCTGGCGATTCGGGATTTGCCCGCTATTTTGCTGTGATGGCGTTGTTCACCGCTGCCATGCTCGGTCTGGTCATCGCCGACAATCTGCTCCTGCTGTACATGAGCTGGGAACTGGTGGGGCTATGCTCCTATCTGCTTATCGGCTTTTGGTACCGCAAACCCGAAGCCGCTAACGCCGCGAAAAAGGCTTTTGTGGTGACCCGCTTCGGGGATGTGGGCTTCCTGCTCGGTCTCATCCTGCTCTCTTATGCAGCGGGCACTTTCCAGATAGACCAGATCGAGGCGCAGGTGGCTAACGGCAATCTTCCTCCGCTGTTCGGCTCGCTAACCACCTTCGCGACGGCGGTAGCGCTTTTGTTCTTCTGCGGTGCGGTGGGTAAAAGCGCGCAGTTCCCCCTGCACATCTGGTTGCCCGATGCGATGGAAGGTCCTACTCCTGTCTCCGCCCTGATTCATGCCGCCACGATGGTCGCCGCAGGGGTGTTTCTGGTAGCGAGGATGTTCTTCCTGTTCGAGGCGGCGCCGGTCGCCATGCAGGTAGTGACGGTGATCGGTGGGTTTACGGCGTTCATGGCAGCAACCATTGCTCTGGCGCAGTTCGATATCAAGCGGGTGCTCGCCTACTCCACCATCAGCCAGCTGGGCTATATGATGATGGCGTTGGGTTTGGGTGACCGCGTTGCAGCGATGTTCCATCTGGGCACACACGCCTATTTCAAGTCGCTGCTTTTCCTCACCGCCGGCAGCGTGATCCATGCCACCCACACGCAGGATATGCGCGAGATGGGCGGACTGTGGGGCAAGATGCGTCTCACCGCAATCACCGCACTGGTGGGTGCGCTGGCGCTGGCTGGCATCTTCCCGCTCAGTGGCTTCTGGAGCAAGGATGAAATCCTGCTGGCAGCCTGGACGGGCAAACATCCTCTTGCCCTGACAGCGGGGATACTCACCGCTCTGCTCACTGCCTTCTACATGACGCGCCTGTGGGTGATGACCTTCCTCGGCGAACCTCGCACCGAGCACGCCCGACACGCCCACGAATCCCCTCCTGTGATGAGCGTGCCTCTGCTGTTGCTGGCGGTCGCGGCGGCGGTGGGCGGTCTGGGAGCATCTGCGGTGCGCGCCGCGCTGGAAAATCCTGCGAGCGGTCATGCCAGCTTTTCCCTACCGCTGGCTGCCTCCGCAACGTTGATAGCGCTCGTCGGCATCTTCGCTGGCTACCGGTTGTACCGCGCAGCACAGGGGCAAGAACCACTGCAGGAACGACTGCCCACGCCGGTGTATGCCCTGCTGGAACGCAAGTGGTTTGTGGACGATTTCTTCACCTTCATCGTAGCGAGGGCAGTGCTGCTCACAGCCCGCATGATAGCCTGGTTTGACAGGTACGTGGTGGACGGCATCGTGAATGCCGTTGCCTGGTTCACAGGAGCTACCGGTGCACGCCTGCGCTGGCTGACCAACGGGCAGGCGCAGTTTTATGTGCTGGTGCTGGTACTGAGTATTCTGGCAACGGTGGCTGCCGTGCTAAGCCGCTTCCAGTAA